A window from Marinagarivorans cellulosilyticus encodes these proteins:
- a CDS encoding MFS transporter: MSQSNSNDRLAKLSWRERIGYGLGDAGFNFYWAIIGSYLVFFYTDIFGISAAAAATMVTVTRIVDAITDPAMGAIADRTNTRWGKFRPYLLFAALPMMGAGIMTMTTPDLDDTGKLIWAYATYGMLMLVYTILNTPYNSLSGVLTANTQERNAINSTRFFFAYFSSIIVGAATPEIAEYFGDGDTNSAYGWQMTMTVYAIIASCLFAITFFSTKERVSPPKNQEKTNPFNDFKDLMLCKPWLILFILAMVFMTTMTLRGSSSAYYFKYFVERIDLLGTYIGLQYFGLMLGAMSAAYVTRFIDKRKLLMIMLIIVGALSIAFTFIPKPHALGVVATKDTQETTLDASDLLGSQHNAGDKYEWQRHDKIFWIIKKKVTLPEPGANLDITALKGETISVKRISADGNTLDSSSIPVEIVIMFIMNFLISVALGFKPPITWAMYADVADYNEWKTGRRATGMTFSATTFSQKMGSTIGSAVLLSALAAMGYEANQIQDGASLMGIVYMQTFIPGILAIATALTLLFYKLDSKQLEDIQKELQERNA; encoded by the coding sequence GTGTCGCAAAGTAATTCAAATGATCGCTTGGCCAAATTGAGTTGGCGTGAGCGTATTGGCTATGGCCTTGGAGATGCTGGTTTTAATTTTTATTGGGCCATTATTGGCTCATATTTGGTGTTTTTCTACACCGATATTTTTGGCATTTCCGCTGCCGCCGCCGCAACGATGGTCACTGTAACCCGCATCGTTGACGCAATCACAGATCCAGCAATGGGAGCCATAGCCGATAGGACAAATACGCGCTGGGGTAAATTTCGGCCATATTTGCTCTTTGCCGCTTTACCAATGATGGGGGCGGGTATTATGACCATGACAACCCCAGACCTAGACGATACCGGTAAACTAATATGGGCTTATGCTACCTACGGCATGTTAATGCTTGTCTACACCATATTAAATACACCATACAACTCACTCTCTGGCGTTTTAACGGCAAACACGCAAGAGCGTAATGCAATCAACAGTACGAGATTCTTTTTTGCTTACTTCAGCAGCATTATCGTGGGAGCCGCTACACCTGAAATCGCTGAGTATTTTGGAGATGGCGACACCAATAGCGCCTATGGCTGGCAAATGACAATGACCGTCTACGCGATTATTGCATCATGCTTATTTGCCATTACGTTCTTTAGCACCAAAGAGCGCGTATCCCCACCAAAGAATCAAGAAAAAACCAACCCTTTTAACGACTTCAAAGATTTAATGCTTTGCAAACCATGGCTAATTCTTTTCATTCTAGCCATGGTATTTATGACGACTATGACTTTGCGTGGAAGCTCCTCTGCCTACTACTTCAAGTATTTTGTAGAGCGAATCGACCTGCTAGGTACTTATATTGGCTTACAGTATTTCGGGTTAATGCTTGGCGCGATGTCCGCCGCTTATGTCACACGCTTTATAGATAAGCGAAAACTCCTTATGATCATGTTGATCATCGTTGGCGCACTCAGCATTGCATTTACGTTTATACCAAAACCCCATGCTTTAGGTGTGGTTGCCACGAAAGACACCCAAGAAACAACGCTAGATGCATCTGACCTCTTAGGCTCACAGCACAATGCAGGAGATAAATATGAGTGGCAAAGGCACGATAAGATATTTTGGATCATTAAAAAGAAAGTCACACTTCCAGAGCCCGGCGCGAACCTAGACATAACGGCGCTCAAAGGAGAGACCATTAGCGTAAAACGCATTAGCGCTGACGGCAATACTCTTGATAGCTCATCCATCCCTGTAGAAATTGTCATTATGTTTATAATGAACTTCTTGATCAGCGTAGCTTTAGGCTTTAAGCCACCCATTACTTGGGCCATGTATGCCGATGTGGCAGATTATAACGAGTGGAAAACAGGCAGAAGAGCCACAGGGATGACCTTCTCCGCTACGACATTTTCCCAAAAAATGGGCAGCACTATTGGCTCTGCAGTGTTGCTTTCAGCTCTCGCGGCAATGGGTTATGAGGCAAACCAAATTCAAGATGGCGCATCGCTTATGGGAATCGTATATATGCAGACATTCATCCCCGGTATTCTTGCAATAGCGACCGCACTAACATTACTTTTTTATAAGCTGGACTCAAAACAACTCGAAGACATTCAGAAAGAGTTGCAAGAGCGCAACGCGTAA
- the ftsH gene encoding ATP-dependent zinc metalloprotease FtsH — translation MMKNLILWLVIALVLFSVFQNFSDTSPRNELSYSEFVADVQSGRVAQVRTDADVIYGIRNDNTSFKVVRPNIPDAKLIDDLLDKKVVVTGTEFARPSIWEQLLVASFPILIVIAVFIFFMRQMQGGAGGKGGPMSFGKSKAKLLGEDQIKTTFVDVAGVDEAKEEVQELVDYLKDPSRFQRLGGRIPRGVLMSGPPGTGKTLLAKAIAGEAKVPFFSISGSDFVEMFVGVGASRVRDMFDQAKKQAPCIIFIDEIDAVGRHRGGGHGGGNDEREQTLNQLLVEMDGFEGSEGIIVIAATNRPDVLDKALLRPGRFDRQVFVGLPDIRGREQILKVHMRKVPLDEAVVASVIARGTPGFSGADLANLVNEAALFAARSNKRLVGVEEFERARDKIMMGAERKSMVMNEKEKENTAYHEAGHAIVGCLVPEHDPVHKVSIIPRGGALGVTQYLPEEDTYSYSKRGLESRLCTLFGGRIAEELTLGLEGVTTGASNDIERATQMARNMVTKWGLSESLGPLHYGEDESGIPGAGNQQYSSETSKKIDAEVRAIVDACYGRAKDLLVENRDILEAMKDALMEYETIDSEQVADLMARRKVRPPRDWGDGGFDGNSSSSDGEAKDPKDAPIVGGPAEER, via the coding sequence ATGATGAAAAACCTGATTTTATGGCTGGTGATAGCGTTGGTGCTGTTTTCAGTTTTTCAGAACTTTAGCGATACATCGCCACGAAACGAGCTGAGTTATAGTGAGTTTGTGGCTGACGTGCAAAGTGGGCGAGTGGCCCAAGTGCGAACCGACGCTGATGTGATTTACGGCATTCGCAATGACAATACTTCATTCAAAGTTGTCCGCCCGAACATTCCTGATGCCAAGTTGATAGATGATCTTTTGGATAAAAAGGTTGTTGTCACAGGTACTGAATTTGCGCGCCCAAGTATTTGGGAGCAGCTACTTGTTGCTAGTTTCCCAATTTTAATCGTAATTGCTGTATTTATTTTCTTTATGCGCCAAATGCAAGGTGGCGCTGGTGGTAAAGGCGGCCCAATGAGCTTTGGTAAAAGTAAAGCTAAGTTGTTGGGTGAAGACCAGATCAAAACCACATTTGTGGATGTAGCAGGTGTTGATGAGGCTAAAGAAGAGGTGCAGGAACTTGTAGACTACCTCAAAGACCCGTCGCGCTTTCAGCGCTTAGGTGGCCGAATTCCGCGCGGCGTATTGATGAGCGGCCCTCCAGGTACTGGTAAAACCTTGTTAGCTAAAGCGATTGCGGGTGAGGCCAAAGTGCCATTCTTTTCGATATCGGGTTCCGATTTTGTTGAGATGTTTGTAGGGGTGGGCGCATCGCGGGTACGCGATATGTTCGATCAAGCCAAAAAACAAGCTCCTTGCATTATATTTATTGATGAAATCGACGCAGTTGGTCGCCATCGAGGTGGCGGGCACGGTGGCGGCAATGACGAGCGAGAGCAAACGCTTAATCAGTTACTTGTTGAGATGGACGGATTTGAAGGTAGTGAGGGCATTATTGTAATCGCGGCCACTAACCGCCCAGATGTGCTCGATAAAGCCCTTTTGCGCCCAGGGCGCTTTGATCGTCAGGTGTTTGTTGGCCTGCCAGATATTCGCGGGCGCGAGCAAATTCTTAAGGTTCATATGCGTAAAGTGCCGCTAGACGAAGCAGTTGTTGCTTCCGTTATAGCGCGTGGCACGCCGGGTTTTTCAGGTGCCGATCTGGCAAACTTGGTGAACGAGGCTGCTTTATTTGCAGCTAGATCCAATAAGCGCTTAGTTGGCGTTGAGGAGTTTGAGCGGGCTCGCGACAAAATAATGATGGGCGCAGAGCGCAAATCAATGGTCATGAATGAGAAGGAAAAAGAAAACACCGCTTACCATGAGGCTGGGCATGCAATCGTGGGGTGCTTGGTTCCCGAACACGACCCAGTCCATAAAGTTAGCATCATCCCTCGCGGTGGTGCTCTAGGTGTTACGCAATACCTGCCAGAAGAAGATACGTATAGCTATAGTAAGCGTGGTTTAGAGTCGCGTTTATGCACTTTGTTTGGTGGTCGTATTGCCGAGGAGCTAACACTTGGTCTAGAGGGCGTAACGACGGGAGCCTCTAACGATATCGAGCGCGCAACGCAAATGGCTCGCAATATGGTGACTAAGTGGGGCTTGAGCGAAAGCTTGGGGCCTTTGCATTACGGTGAAGATGAGTCTGGGATTCCTGGCGCGGGTAACCAGCAATATTCTTCTGAAACCTCGAAGAAGATTGATGCTGAAGTTCGAGCAATTGTTGATGCCTGTTACGGTAGAGCTAAAGACTTACTCGTTGAAAACCGCGATATTCTAGAGGCGATGAAAGATGCGCTGATGGAATATGAAACGATTGATTCGGAACAGGTCGCAGATTTAATGGCCCGGCGTAAAGTACGCCCGCCTCGCGATTGGGGTGACGGTGGCTTTGATGGCAATAGCTCTTCATCAGATGGCGAAGCCAAAGATCCTAAGGACGCACCTATTGTAGGCGGGCCGGCCGAGGAGCGTTAG
- the rlmE gene encoding 23S rRNA (uridine(2552)-2'-O)-methyltransferase RlmE, with protein MARSKSSNGWLQEHFKDQYVKASQEDGYRSRASYKLIELNDKDRLIKPAMTVIDLGAAPGGWSQVAADLVGHKGFVLASDILPMNSLAGVEFIEGDFTEADVFDRLLLALNDRPVDVVISDMAPNMSGIADVDQPKAMYLVELALDMARNVLKPGGSFICKVFQGEGFDDWMHDVRTSFSKVSTRKPNASRARSREVYLVAKGFK; from the coding sequence ATGGCCCGTTCGAAAAGTAGTAATGGTTGGCTTCAGGAGCATTTCAAAGATCAGTATGTTAAGGCGTCGCAAGAAGACGGTTATCGCTCGCGTGCAAGCTATAAGCTGATAGAGCTTAACGACAAAGATCGTTTAATCAAACCCGCCATGACTGTGATTGACTTAGGTGCAGCACCAGGGGGTTGGAGCCAAGTAGCGGCGGATCTAGTTGGGCATAAGGGCTTTGTGTTAGCGAGTGATATTTTACCGATGAACTCCCTCGCTGGCGTTGAGTTTATAGAAGGGGATTTTACCGAAGCGGATGTCTTTGACCGGCTATTGCTGGCGCTCAATGATCGTCCTGTGGATGTTGTAATTTCCGATATGGCCCCCAATATGAGTGGTATTGCGGATGTTGATCAGCCTAAAGCGATGTATCTCGTTGAACTAGCTTTGGATATGGCACGTAATGTACTCAAGCCAGGTGGTAGTTTTATTTGTAAAGTCTTCCAGGGGGAGGGCTTTGATGACTGGATGCACGATGTGCGCACAAGCTTTTCTAAGGTGAGTACACGCAAACCCAATGCGTCGCGCGCTCGCTCGCGCGAAGTATATTTGGTTGCGAAGGGCTTTAAATAA
- a CDS encoding glycosyltransferase family 2 protein — protein sequence MDQPKICIIVPAYNEEASIEKVIKSLNAHDDTLIIAVINDASKDKTKEVAEATGLANVITLPCNLGIGGGVQTGFLFAKRLNCDIAIQFDGDGQHVAEEIPKLTAPILKNEADVVIGSRFVGNNETTFKSTAMRRIGIRFFQWLNSILIKQKITDNTSGFRAYNKQALDLLSEQYPVDYPEPEAVILLGRNGFKIKEVFTRMEERDGGESSIGGLKSAYYMVKVTLSILITAIRPTIKR from the coding sequence ATGGACCAGCCTAAAATTTGCATCATCGTGCCTGCGTACAACGAAGAGGCAAGTATAGAAAAAGTAATCAAGTCTCTTAACGCACATGATGACACCTTGATAATTGCCGTCATTAATGATGCATCTAAAGACAAAACGAAAGAAGTTGCTGAAGCTACCGGCCTTGCGAATGTAATAACCCTTCCTTGCAACCTTGGGATTGGCGGCGGGGTTCAAACCGGATTCTTATTTGCCAAAAGGCTTAATTGCGATATAGCTATTCAATTTGATGGTGACGGACAGCATGTAGCTGAAGAAATACCCAAACTTACAGCCCCTATATTAAAGAACGAAGCAGATGTAGTCATCGGCTCTCGCTTTGTTGGCAATAACGAAACCACCTTTAAATCGACAGCAATGCGTCGCATAGGCATTCGATTTTTCCAGTGGCTTAACTCGATTTTAATTAAGCAAAAAATAACTGACAACACCTCAGGCTTCAGAGCCTACAACAAACAAGCCCTCGATCTTCTCTCAGAACAATACCCTGTAGATTATCCAGAGCCGGAAGCCGTTATATTACTGGGTCGAAATGGGTTCAAAATAAAAGAAGTTTTTACACGAATGGAGGAACGGGATGGAGGGGAATCAAGCATTGGAGGCCTTAAATCCGCGTACTACATGGTTAAGGTCACACTTTCAATACTCATTACAGCTATACGCCCCACTATAAAGAGGTAA
- a CDS encoding gluconokinase, whose protein sequence is MTQPYLIISMGVSGSGKSTVAQMLSDKFKLPFLEADDFHSAENKAHMAEGKALTDEMREPWIASICEKIKSDGKSCVLAYSGLRRSHRQKFRELGFRTLFLYLNGSKELIAQRMSERAGHFMPVSLLDSQFASMDAPQDEPDMVLVSIDATVPEIVDSATKITSDFIAKH, encoded by the coding sequence ATGACACAACCTTATTTAATTATTAGCATGGGCGTTAGCGGTAGCGGTAAATCGACCGTGGCCCAGATGCTTTCCGACAAATTCAAGCTGCCCTTTTTAGAGGCCGATGACTTTCACAGCGCCGAGAACAAAGCCCATATGGCAGAAGGCAAAGCACTGACCGACGAGATGCGCGAGCCGTGGATTGCCAGTATTTGTGAAAAAATTAAAAGCGACGGCAAAAGTTGCGTGCTGGCGTATAGCGGCCTAAGGCGCAGCCATCGCCAGAAGTTTCGCGAGCTGGGCTTTCGAACGCTGTTTTTATATTTGAACGGCAGCAAAGAGCTTATCGCCCAGCGCATGAGCGAGCGCGCCGGTCACTTTATGCCTGTTAGCCTGCTCGATAGCCAATTTGCCAGCATGGATGCACCACAAGACGAGCCTGACATGGTACTCGTCAGCATTGATGCCACCGTGCCCGAAATTGTCGACTCAGCTACGAAAATAACTAGCGACTTTATTGCAAAGCATTAA
- a CDS encoding GH36-type glycosyl hydrolase domain-containing protein — MTTTPFLHAAEDGQRYNLTSPTAMPRAAAFLWNQQMMIQVNCRGFAIAQHMQPEPGKYAYAPNLEAKTFMQPEQPYFAHHPGRFVYIKDEETGEIFSAPYEPVRKKTESFTFSAGQSDITWFVKDAGVEVTLTVSLPTKDVVELWSLKVKNVSGKARKLSIYPFFTIGYMSWMNQSAQYRQDLGGIVASCITPYQKVKDYPMIKTLKDKTFFLHNTQPTSWEVAREAFEGEGGLHNPDGLQGEQLANGDAIYETPAAVLQYREALENGAEKQYRFLFGPAHSDADIEQLRDKYFADGAFEQSAEDYAAYLAKGNGVLKIKTPDEGLDNFVNNWLGRQVYYHGDVNRLTTDPQTRNYIQDNMGMTYIMPSVTRAAFLHALSQQEETGSMPDGILIHEDAELKYINQIPHTDHCVWVPVCLQAYLDETGDYNILNEPVKSAEGDYVATVFERTTNAMRWLLKDRDERGLNYIAQGDWCDPMNMVGYKGKGVSGWLSVATAYALKLWAKVAVQHNQQAVADELLSGAADIAKAVQTHLWDGDWFGRGITDDGVVFGISKDVEGRIFLNPQSWAMLADIVTPEQQAKMVTAIEEQLETPYGVAMCAPAFTKMREDVGRVTQKWPGSAENGSVYNHAAVFYIYSLYVAEGGKNAELGERAFKLLRQMIPGPDTEDYLQRGQMPVYIPNYYRGAYYQFPRTAGRSSQLFNTGTVSWVYRSLVDGLFGVKGCAKGLEIAPQLPKAWNEASVTRLFRGATFNINYVRGTAFNITVEGATVEANVISGFESGKTYSVTVTIA; from the coding sequence ATGACCACCACCCCATTCTTGCATGCCGCCGAAGACGGCCAGCGCTACAATCTTACTAGCCCAACAGCTATGCCGCGCGCCGCAGCGTTCTTGTGGAACCAACAAATGATGATTCAGGTGAATTGCCGCGGCTTTGCTATTGCCCAGCATATGCAGCCTGAGCCGGGCAAGTATGCCTACGCCCCCAACCTAGAAGCCAAGACTTTTATGCAGCCGGAGCAACCTTATTTTGCTCATCACCCGGGGCGCTTTGTATACATTAAAGACGAAGAAACTGGCGAGATATTCTCGGCGCCTTATGAACCTGTACGTAAGAAAACAGAAAGCTTTACCTTTTCTGCAGGGCAAAGTGACATTACATGGTTTGTGAAAGATGCCGGCGTAGAGGTGACCCTAACCGTAAGCTTACCCACAAAAGATGTTGTAGAGCTGTGGTCCCTTAAGGTTAAAAACGTGAGTGGTAAAGCGCGCAAATTGAGCATTTACCCGTTTTTTACTATTGGCTACATGAGCTGGATGAACCAAAGCGCGCAGTACCGCCAAGACCTAGGCGGCATTGTGGCAAGCTGCATAACGCCGTATCAAAAGGTAAAAGATTACCCGATGATCAAAACGCTAAAAGATAAAACCTTCTTTTTGCACAATACCCAACCTACCTCCTGGGAAGTAGCCCGCGAAGCCTTTGAGGGCGAAGGCGGCCTGCACAACCCCGACGGCCTACAAGGCGAGCAATTAGCCAACGGCGATGCCATTTACGAAACACCGGCTGCCGTATTGCAATACCGTGAAGCCCTAGAAAACGGCGCCGAAAAACAATACCGCTTTTTGTTCGGCCCCGCCCATAGCGATGCCGATATTGAGCAGCTACGCGACAAGTACTTTGCCGATGGCGCCTTTGAGCAATCTGCCGAAGATTACGCAGCCTACCTTGCCAAAGGCAATGGCGTGCTTAAAATCAAAACGCCAGACGAAGGCCTTGATAACTTTGTGAATAACTGGCTGGGGCGCCAGGTTTACTATCACGGTGATGTAAACCGCTTAACCACCGACCCGCAAACGCGCAACTACATTCAAGACAACATGGGCATGACCTACATCATGCCTAGCGTTACCCGCGCTGCTTTTTTACATGCATTAAGTCAGCAAGAAGAAACAGGCTCTATGCCCGATGGCATTTTGATTCACGAGGACGCAGAGCTTAAATACATCAACCAAATACCCCATACCGACCACTGCGTATGGGTGCCTGTGTGCTTGCAAGCTTACTTAGATGAAACCGGCGATTACAACATTTTAAACGAGCCAGTCAAAAGCGCCGAAGGCGATTACGTTGCCACCGTATTTGAGCGCACCACTAACGCTATGCGCTGGCTACTGAAAGACCGCGACGAACGCGGCTTGAACTACATTGCCCAAGGTGACTGGTGCGACCCCATGAACATGGTGGGATATAAAGGCAAAGGCGTTTCTGGCTGGCTATCAGTAGCAACCGCTTACGCACTTAAGCTTTGGGCCAAAGTCGCCGTACAACACAACCAACAAGCCGTCGCAGATGAGCTTTTAAGCGGCGCAGCCGATATTGCCAAAGCCGTGCAAACCCACTTATGGGACGGCGATTGGTTTGGCAGGGGCATTACCGATGACGGCGTAGTTTTTGGCATTAGCAAAGATGTCGAAGGCCGCATTTTCCTAAACCCACAAAGCTGGGCCATGCTGGCCGATATTGTTACACCAGAGCAACAAGCCAAAATGGTTACTGCCATTGAAGAGCAATTAGAAACGCCTTATGGCGTAGCCATGTGCGCGCCCGCCTTCACCAAAATGCGTGAAGACGTTGGCCGCGTAACACAGAAGTGGCCAGGCTCTGCCGAAAACGGCTCGGTATACAACCACGCCGCCGTGTTTTACATCTACAGCTTATACGTTGCCGAAGGCGGTAAAAATGCCGAACTGGGCGAACGTGCATTTAAGCTATTGCGCCAAATGATCCCAGGCCCCGATACCGAAGATTATTTGCAGCGCGGACAAATGCCTGTTTACATCCCCAATTATTACCGCGGCGCTTACTACCAATTCCCTCGTACTGCCGGCCGCTCAAGCCAGCTATTCAATACCGGCACCGTAAGCTGGGTGTACCGATCATTAGTCGACGGTTTATTTGGTGTTAAAGGCTGCGCGAAGGGCCTAGAAATTGCTCCCCAATTGCCTAAGGCGTGGAACGAGGCAAGCGTTACCCGCCTCTTCCGTGGTGCCACCTTCAATATTAACTATGTACGCGGTACCGCCTTCAATATCACTGTTGAAGGCGCCACCGTAGAGGCCAATGTGATTAGTGGCTTCGAAAGCGGTAAAACCTACAGCGTTACAGTCACTATTGCATAA
- a CDS encoding DUF2304 domain-containing protein yields MFDISDNISEQRIQLFSVLGSLGLLFFILTLIKKRRLKEEYALLWIGASILFTALSIFRPALEYLAAFLGIHYAPTALLLMLIMAITIILIHYSTVISKLSEQSKRLTQELALLRHDLDLKRDSTNDHEK; encoded by the coding sequence ATGTTCGATATAAGCGATAACATCTCAGAACAACGCATACAATTATTTTCAGTTTTAGGAAGTTTAGGATTACTATTCTTTATTCTTACCCTGATTAAAAAAAGACGACTAAAGGAAGAGTATGCGTTACTTTGGATTGGAGCCTCAATTTTATTTACCGCACTATCCATTTTTCGGCCAGCTCTTGAATACCTAGCTGCATTCCTTGGCATTCACTACGCACCGACAGCTCTCCTGTTGATGCTCATAATGGCAATCACCATAATTCTCATTCACTACTCTACTGTCATTTCAAAGCTATCAGAACAAAGCAAGCGATTAACCCAGGAACTGGCACTACTTCGCCACGATCTAGATTTAAAAAGAGATTCAACGAATGACCATGAAAAGTAA
- the folP gene encoding dihydropteroate synthase: MLIQCGSRELDLSQPRVMAILNATPDSFSDGGRLLGSEGVDVPKALTIVERMLKAGADIIDVGGESTRPGATPVTVAEELDRVIPVVEAIAARFDVVISIDTSQPEVITEGAKVGAGLINDVRALQLDGALQAAASTQLPICLMHMKGDPATMQHTPCYEHCAKEVFAFLQQRINDCSHAGIAENQILVDPGIGFGKLDEHNLQLINALPKFSALGAGVLFGASRKSMIGRLLGRDLPDRLAGSLGFAFAALSGGAKILRVHDVAETVDIIKVFELTRQ, translated from the coding sequence ATGTTAATACAGTGTGGCTCTCGGGAGCTGGATTTATCTCAGCCTAGAGTAATGGCGATTCTTAATGCTACGCCAGACTCTTTTTCGGATGGTGGCAGGCTTCTCGGGAGTGAGGGCGTTGATGTACCCAAGGCTTTGACTATTGTGGAGCGAATGCTTAAGGCGGGGGCCGATATTATTGATGTTGGGGGCGAATCTACTCGGCCGGGAGCAACCCCCGTTACGGTGGCTGAAGAGTTAGACCGAGTTATTCCCGTCGTTGAAGCGATAGCTGCGCGCTTCGATGTTGTTATCTCAATAGATACAAGCCAACCTGAAGTGATTACCGAAGGCGCTAAAGTGGGCGCAGGGCTAATTAACGATGTACGCGCTTTACAGTTGGATGGTGCATTGCAGGCTGCTGCCAGTACTCAACTGCCTATTTGTCTAATGCATATGAAAGGGGACCCTGCCACTATGCAGCACACCCCCTGTTACGAGCATTGTGCGAAGGAGGTATTTGCTTTTTTACAGCAGCGAATAAATGACTGTAGCCACGCAGGAATTGCTGAGAATCAAATTCTAGTTGATCCAGGTATTGGTTTTGGCAAGCTGGACGAGCATAATTTACAACTGATTAATGCGTTACCAAAATTTTCGGCTCTTGGTGCAGGCGTTTTATTCGGAGCCTCCCGCAAGTCTATGATTGGTAGGCTATTAGGGCGTGATTTACCTGACCGGTTAGCGGGAAGTTTAGGGTTTGCTTTTGCTGCACTGAGTGGTGGAGCGAAAATACTGCGTGTTCATGATGTTGCTGAAACCGTGGATATTATTAAAGTGTTTGAATTGACGCGCCAATGA
- a CDS encoding YhbY family RNA-binding protein: MPLSTALKKQYRTIGHNLNPIVTIAGNGLSEPVLAELDRALDDHELIKVKLAITDRLARQETIQTLCHSCNAELVQEIGKVALIYRAAREPKVHKSNIR, translated from the coding sequence ATGCCACTGTCAACAGCACTGAAAAAACAATATAGAACCATAGGGCACAACCTAAACCCTATTGTAACCATCGCAGGAAACGGTCTCAGCGAACCCGTCCTTGCGGAACTTGATCGCGCCCTAGATGATCACGAGCTCATTAAAGTAAAACTAGCAATAACCGATAGACTTGCACGCCAAGAAACAATCCAGACGCTTTGTCATAGCTGCAATGCTGAGCTTGTCCAAGAAATCGGGAAAGTCGCGCTTATTTATCGAGCTGCCCGCGAGCCCAAAGTGCACAAATCTAATATTCGCTAA
- a CDS encoding CBM9 family sugar-binding protein, producing MSYYKHLFSGIALSSLFAVPTYAGVKPETATTYQAPYAKSAPDIDGIPQDAAWSKASWRDIDKLTAGSAPSSNEDFSGRYKVVWTKQHLYILAEISDDILIDSHPNPLEHYWDDDALEIFIDEDNSGGKHLFTYNAFAYHVSLDNQAVDMGPFLTDADEKASKANVRLYPHHIKSQWMRSAETPSKIYWEVQLAAYPDNYKDEYSPKEKAVKPAKLHEGKKLGFMMAYCDSDSPNGRDHFIGDIDIKPVNGDKNRGYIDASVFGVLELSK from the coding sequence ATGAGTTATTACAAACACCTTTTTTCTGGTATTGCTTTAAGCAGCTTATTCGCAGTACCCACCTATGCTGGCGTAAAACCAGAAACCGCAACAACCTATCAAGCCCCCTACGCCAAAAGCGCACCCGATATAGACGGCATTCCGCAAGACGCAGCCTGGAGCAAAGCCTCATGGCGGGATATAGATAAGCTCACTGCTGGCAGCGCGCCTAGCAGCAACGAAGACTTCAGCGGTCGCTATAAAGTCGTATGGACAAAACAGCACCTGTATATTCTGGCCGAAATTAGCGACGATATATTAATCGACAGCCACCCAAATCCACTAGAGCACTACTGGGATGACGACGCGCTAGAAATTTTTATCGATGAAGACAACAGTGGCGGCAAGCACTTATTTACTTATAACGCCTTTGCCTACCACGTATCACTCGACAACCAAGCGGTAGATATGGGCCCGTTCTTAACCGACGCCGACGAAAAAGCCAGCAAAGCTAACGTGCGCCTTTACCCTCACCACATTAAGTCACAATGGATGCGCAGCGCAGAGACACCCAGCAAGATCTACTGGGAAGTGCAACTAGCCGCCTACCCAGATAACTACAAAGACGAGTACTCACCAAAAGAAAAAGCCGTAAAACCGGCTAAGCTACATGAAGGTAAAAAACTAGGCTTTATGATGGCCTACTGTGACAGCGACAGCCCCAACGGACGTGACCACTTCATAGGTGATATAGATATCAAACCTGTTAATGGTGACAAGAACCGTGGGTATATTGATGCTAGTGTGTTTGGGGTTTTGGAGCTAAGCAAGTAA